In the Microtus pennsylvanicus isolate mMicPen1 chromosome 6, mMicPen1.hap1, whole genome shotgun sequence genome, one interval contains:
- the Sirt6 gene encoding NAD-dependent protein deacylase sirtuin-6 isoform X7, whose protein sequence is MTPDGGGAAQWGIARAARSTGSRQWGGLPCKEGAGSDAPRASWGTPRYPVPRRGERGGEATGCACRETGVHGTGSRHPVRGTRVSRAGLATPRIFDPPEELERKVWELARLMWQSSSVVFHTGAGISTASGIPDFRGPHGVWTMEERGLAPKFDTTFESARPSKTHMALVQLERRGFLSFLVSQNVDGLHVRSGFPRDKLAELHGNMFVEECPKCKMQYVRDTVVGTMGLKATGRLCTVAKARGLRACRGELRDTILDWEDSLPDRDLMLADEASRSAPVGTCPLPLSAGEVVWSLSICSLQNTTARPTCASMATWTR, encoded by the exons ATGACCCCAGATGGGGGCGGCGCGGCGCAGTGGGGCATTGCGCGAGCAGCGAGAAGCACGGGATCTAGACAATGGGGGGGACTTCCCTGCAAGGAGGGAGCGGGAAGTGACGCCCCCCGCGCGTCCTGGGGGACACCGAGGTACCCGGTTCCGCGAAGGGGCGAGCGTGGCGGAGAAGCGACCGGGTGCGCCTGTCGGGAGACTGGGGTCCACGGGACCGGAAGCCGGCACCCAGTCCGGGGCACCCGCGTCAGCCGGGCTGGCCTCGCGACCCCGAGG ATCTTCGACCCCCCAGAGGAGCTGGAGCGGAAGGTATGGGAGCTGGCAAGGCTGATGTGGCAGTCCTCCAGCGTGGTTTTCCACACGGGCGCCGGCATCAGCACCGCCTCTGGCATCCCCGACTTCAG AGGCCCCCACGGCGTGTGGACCATGGAGGAACGTGGCCTGGCCCCCAAGTTTGACACCACCTTCGAGAGTGCCCGGCCCTCGAAGACCCACATGGCCCTGGTGCAGCTGGAACGCAGGGGCTTCCTCAGCTTCCTGGTCAGCCAGAACGTGGACGGGCTGCACGTACGCTCCGGCTTCCCCAG AGACAAGCTGGCTGAGCTCCACGGAAACATGTTCGTAGAAGAATGTCCCAAGTGTAAGAT GCAATACGTGAGAGACACAGTCGTGGGCACCATGGGCCTCAAGGCCACAGGCCGGCTCTGCACGGTGGCCAAGGCGCGGGGACTTCGGGCTTGTAG GGGGGAGCTGAGGGACACCATTCTGGACTGGGAGGACTCGCTGCCTGACCGGGACCTGATGCTCGCTGACGAGGCCAGCAG ATCCGCCCCAGTGGGAACCTGCCCCTTGCCACTAAGCGCCGGGGAGGTCGTCTGGTCATTGTCAATCTGCAGCCTACAAAACAC GACCGCCAGGCCGACCTGCGCATCCATGGCTACGTGGACGAGGTGA
- the Sirt6 gene encoding NAD-dependent protein deacylase sirtuin-6 isoform X2, producing the protein MWQSSSVVFHTGAGISTASGIPDFRGPHGVWTMEERGLAPKFDTTFESARPSKTHMALVQLERRGFLSFLVSQNVDGLHVRSGFPRDKLAELHGNMFVEECPKCKMQYVRDTVVGTMGLKATGRLCTVAKARGLRACRGELRDTILDWEDSLPDRDLMLADEASRTADLSVTLGTSLQIRPSGNLPLATKRRGGRLVIVNLQPTKHDRQADLRIHGYVDEVMSKLMKHLGLEIPTWEGPCVLDKALPPLPRPAAPKAEPPVHLNGSVHAVYKPDPDSPVSRRPPKRVKTEAVPS; encoded by the exons ATGTGGCAGTCCTCCAGCGTGGTTTTCCACACGGGCGCCGGCATCAGCACCGCCTCTGGCATCCCCGACTTCAG AGGCCCCCACGGCGTGTGGACCATGGAGGAACGTGGCCTGGCCCCCAAGTTTGACACCACCTTCGAGAGTGCCCGGCCCTCGAAGACCCACATGGCCCTGGTGCAGCTGGAACGCAGGGGCTTCCTCAGCTTCCTGGTCAGCCAGAACGTGGACGGGCTGCACGTACGCTCCGGCTTCCCCAG AGACAAGCTGGCTGAGCTCCACGGAAACATGTTCGTAGAAGAATGTCCCAAGTGTAAGAT GCAATACGTGAGAGACACAGTCGTGGGCACCATGGGCCTCAAGGCCACAGGCCGGCTCTGCACGGTGGCCAAGGCGCGGGGACTTCGGGCTTGTAG GGGGGAGCTGAGGGACACCATTCTGGACTGGGAGGACTCGCTGCCTGACCGGGACCTGATGCTCGCTGACGAGGCCAGCAG GACCGCAGACCTGTCAGTCACCCTGGGCACCTCGCTGCAGATCCGCCCCAGTGGGAACCTGCCCCTTGCCACTAAGCGCCGGGGAGGTCGTCTGGTCATTGTCAATCTGCAGCCTACAAAACAC GACCGCCAGGCCGACCTGCGCATCCATGGCTACGTGGACGAGGTGATGAGCAAACTCATGAAGCATCTGGGCCTGGAGATCCCCACCTGGGAGGGACCCTGCGTGCTGGACAAGGCCCTGCCGCCCCTGCCGCGCCCTGCTGCACCCAAGGCTGAGCCCCCTGTGCATCTCAACGGCTCAGTGCACGCTGTGTATAAGCCAGATCCTGACAGCCCTGTATCCCGGAGGCCCCCCAAAAGGGTGAAGACCGAGGCTGTCCCCAGCTGA
- the Sirt6 gene encoding NAD-dependent protein deacylase sirtuin-6 isoform X3 — protein sequence MSVNYAAGLSPYADKGKCGLPEIFDPPEELERKVWELARLMWQSSSVVFHTGAGISTASGIPDFRGPHGVWTMEERGLAPKFDTTFESARPSKTHMALVQLERRGFLSFLVSQNVDGLHVRSGFPRDKLAELHGNMFVEECPKCKMQYVRDTVVGTMGLKATGRLCTVAKARGLRACRGELRDTILDWEDSLPDRDLMLADEASRIDAEENLGHRKIRTADLSVTLGTSLQIRPSGNLPLATKRRGGRLVIVNLQPTKHDRQADLRIHGYVDEVMSKLMKHLGLEIPTWEGPCVLDKALPPLPRPAAPKAEPPVHLNGSVHAVYKPDPDSPVSRRPPKRVKTEAVPS from the exons ATGTCGGTGAACTATGCAGCCGGGCTGTCGCCGTACGCGGATAAGGGCAAGTGTGGGCTGCCCGAG ATCTTCGACCCCCCAGAGGAGCTGGAGCGGAAGGTATGGGAGCTGGCAAGGCTGATGTGGCAGTCCTCCAGCGTGGTTTTCCACACGGGCGCCGGCATCAGCACCGCCTCTGGCATCCCCGACTTCAG AGGCCCCCACGGCGTGTGGACCATGGAGGAACGTGGCCTGGCCCCCAAGTTTGACACCACCTTCGAGAGTGCCCGGCCCTCGAAGACCCACATGGCCCTGGTGCAGCTGGAACGCAGGGGCTTCCTCAGCTTCCTGGTCAGCCAGAACGTGGACGGGCTGCACGTACGCTCCGGCTTCCCCAG AGACAAGCTGGCTGAGCTCCACGGAAACATGTTCGTAGAAGAATGTCCCAAGTGTAAGAT GCAATACGTGAGAGACACAGTCGTGGGCACCATGGGCCTCAAGGCCACAGGCCGGCTCTGCACGGTGGCCAAGGCGCGGGGACTTCGGGCTTGTAG GGGGGAGCTGAGGGACACCATTCTGGACTGGGAGGACTCGCTGCCTGACCGGGACCTGATGCTCGCTGACGAGGCCAGCAG GATAGATGCAGAGGAGAACCTGGGACACCGGAAGATTAG GACCGCAGACCTGTCAGTCACCCTGGGCACCTCGCTGCAGATCCGCCCCAGTGGGAACCTGCCCCTTGCCACTAAGCGCCGGGGAGGTCGTCTGGTCATTGTCAATCTGCAGCCTACAAAACAC GACCGCCAGGCCGACCTGCGCATCCATGGCTACGTGGACGAGGTGATGAGCAAACTCATGAAGCATCTGGGCCTGGAGATCCCCACCTGGGAGGGACCCTGCGTGCTGGACAAGGCCCTGCCGCCCCTGCCGCGCCCTGCTGCACCCAAGGCTGAGCCCCCTGTGCATCTCAACGGCTCAGTGCACGCTGTGTATAAGCCAGATCCTGACAGCCCTGTATCCCGGAGGCCCCCCAAAAGGGTGAAGACCGAGGCTGTCCCCAGCTGA
- the Sirt6 gene encoding NAD-dependent protein deacylase sirtuin-6 isoform X1, translating to MTPDGGGAAQWGIARAARSTGSRQWGGLPCKEGAGSDAPRASWGTPRYPVPRRGERGGEATGCACRETGVHGTGSRHPVRGTRVSRAGLATPRIFDPPEELERKVWELARLMWQSSSVVFHTGAGISTASGIPDFRGPHGVWTMEERGLAPKFDTTFESARPSKTHMALVQLERRGFLSFLVSQNVDGLHVRSGFPRDKLAELHGNMFVEECPKCKMQYVRDTVVGTMGLKATGRLCTVAKARGLRACRGELRDTILDWEDSLPDRDLMLADEASRIDAEENLGHRKIRTADLSVTLGTSLQIRPSGNLPLATKRRGGRLVIVNLQPTKHDRQADLRIHGYVDEVMSKLMKHLGLEIPTWEGPCVLDKALPPLPRPAAPKAEPPVHLNGSVHAVYKPDPDSPVSRRPPKRVKTEAVPS from the exons ATGACCCCAGATGGGGGCGGCGCGGCGCAGTGGGGCATTGCGCGAGCAGCGAGAAGCACGGGATCTAGACAATGGGGGGGACTTCCCTGCAAGGAGGGAGCGGGAAGTGACGCCCCCCGCGCGTCCTGGGGGACACCGAGGTACCCGGTTCCGCGAAGGGGCGAGCGTGGCGGAGAAGCGACCGGGTGCGCCTGTCGGGAGACTGGGGTCCACGGGACCGGAAGCCGGCACCCAGTCCGGGGCACCCGCGTCAGCCGGGCTGGCCTCGCGACCCCGAGG ATCTTCGACCCCCCAGAGGAGCTGGAGCGGAAGGTATGGGAGCTGGCAAGGCTGATGTGGCAGTCCTCCAGCGTGGTTTTCCACACGGGCGCCGGCATCAGCACCGCCTCTGGCATCCCCGACTTCAG AGGCCCCCACGGCGTGTGGACCATGGAGGAACGTGGCCTGGCCCCCAAGTTTGACACCACCTTCGAGAGTGCCCGGCCCTCGAAGACCCACATGGCCCTGGTGCAGCTGGAACGCAGGGGCTTCCTCAGCTTCCTGGTCAGCCAGAACGTGGACGGGCTGCACGTACGCTCCGGCTTCCCCAG AGACAAGCTGGCTGAGCTCCACGGAAACATGTTCGTAGAAGAATGTCCCAAGTGTAAGAT GCAATACGTGAGAGACACAGTCGTGGGCACCATGGGCCTCAAGGCCACAGGCCGGCTCTGCACGGTGGCCAAGGCGCGGGGACTTCGGGCTTGTAG GGGGGAGCTGAGGGACACCATTCTGGACTGGGAGGACTCGCTGCCTGACCGGGACCTGATGCTCGCTGACGAGGCCAGCAG GATAGATGCAGAGGAGAACCTGGGACACCGGAAGATTAG GACCGCAGACCTGTCAGTCACCCTGGGCACCTCGCTGCAGATCCGCCCCAGTGGGAACCTGCCCCTTGCCACTAAGCGCCGGGGAGGTCGTCTGGTCATTGTCAATCTGCAGCCTACAAAACAC GACCGCCAGGCCGACCTGCGCATCCATGGCTACGTGGACGAGGTGATGAGCAAACTCATGAAGCATCTGGGCCTGGAGATCCCCACCTGGGAGGGACCCTGCGTGCTGGACAAGGCCCTGCCGCCCCTGCCGCGCCCTGCTGCACCCAAGGCTGAGCCCCCTGTGCATCTCAACGGCTCAGTGCACGCTGTGTATAAGCCAGATCCTGACAGCCCTGTATCCCGGAGGCCCCCCAAAAGGGTGAAGACCGAGGCTGTCCCCAGCTGA
- the Sirt6 gene encoding NAD-dependent protein deacylase sirtuin-6 isoform X8 — protein MWQSSSVVFHTGAGISTASGIPDFRGPHGVWTMEERGLAPKFDTTFESARPSKTHMALVQLERRGFLSFLVSQNVDGLHVRSGFPRDKLAELHGNMFVEECPKCKMQYVRDTVVGTMGLKATGRLCTVAKARGLRACRGELRDTILDWEDSLPDRDLMLADEASRIDAEENLGHRKIRTADLSVTLGTSLQIRPSGNLPLATKRRGGRLVIVNLQPTKHDRQADLRIHGYVDEVMSKLMKHLGLEIPTWEGPCVLDKALPPLPRPAAPKAEPPVHLNGSVHAVYKPDPDSPVSRRPPKRVKTEAVPS, from the exons ATGTGGCAGTCCTCCAGCGTGGTTTTCCACACGGGCGCCGGCATCAGCACCGCCTCTGGCATCCCCGACTTCAG AGGCCCCCACGGCGTGTGGACCATGGAGGAACGTGGCCTGGCCCCCAAGTTTGACACCACCTTCGAGAGTGCCCGGCCCTCGAAGACCCACATGGCCCTGGTGCAGCTGGAACGCAGGGGCTTCCTCAGCTTCCTGGTCAGCCAGAACGTGGACGGGCTGCACGTACGCTCCGGCTTCCCCAG AGACAAGCTGGCTGAGCTCCACGGAAACATGTTCGTAGAAGAATGTCCCAAGTGTAAGAT GCAATACGTGAGAGACACAGTCGTGGGCACCATGGGCCTCAAGGCCACAGGCCGGCTCTGCACGGTGGCCAAGGCGCGGGGACTTCGGGCTTGTAG GGGGGAGCTGAGGGACACCATTCTGGACTGGGAGGACTCGCTGCCTGACCGGGACCTGATGCTCGCTGACGAGGCCAGCAG GATAGATGCAGAGGAGAACCTGGGACACCGGAAGATTAG GACCGCAGACCTGTCAGTCACCCTGGGCACCTCGCTGCAGATCCGCCCCAGTGGGAACCTGCCCCTTGCCACTAAGCGCCGGGGAGGTCGTCTGGTCATTGTCAATCTGCAGCCTACAAAACAC GACCGCCAGGCCGACCTGCGCATCCATGGCTACGTGGACGAGGTGATGAGCAAACTCATGAAGCATCTGGGCCTGGAGATCCCCACCTGGGAGGGACCCTGCGTGCTGGACAAGGCCCTGCCGCCCCTGCCGCGCCCTGCTGCACCCAAGGCTGAGCCCCCTGTGCATCTCAACGGCTCAGTGCACGCTGTGTATAAGCCAGATCCTGACAGCCCTGTATCCCGGAGGCCCCCCAAAAGGGTGAAGACCGAGGCTGTCCCCAGCTGA
- the Sirt6 gene encoding NAD-dependent protein deacylase sirtuin-6 isoform X9 gives MTPDGGGAAQWGIARAARSTGSRQWGGLPCKEGAGSDAPRASWGTPRYPVPRRGERGGEATGCACRETGVHGTGSRHPVRGTRVSRAGLATPRIFDPPEELERKVWELARLMWQSSSVVFHTGAGISTASGIPDFRGPHGVWTMEERGLAPKFDTTFESARPSKTHMALVQLERRGFLSFLVSQNVDGLHVRSGFPRDKLAELHGNMFVEECPKCKMQYVRDTVVGTMGLKATGRLCTVAKARGLRACRGELRDTILDWEDSLPDRDLMLADEASRTARPTCASMATWTR, from the exons ATGACCCCAGATGGGGGCGGCGCGGCGCAGTGGGGCATTGCGCGAGCAGCGAGAAGCACGGGATCTAGACAATGGGGGGGACTTCCCTGCAAGGAGGGAGCGGGAAGTGACGCCCCCCGCGCGTCCTGGGGGACACCGAGGTACCCGGTTCCGCGAAGGGGCGAGCGTGGCGGAGAAGCGACCGGGTGCGCCTGTCGGGAGACTGGGGTCCACGGGACCGGAAGCCGGCACCCAGTCCGGGGCACCCGCGTCAGCCGGGCTGGCCTCGCGACCCCGAGG ATCTTCGACCCCCCAGAGGAGCTGGAGCGGAAGGTATGGGAGCTGGCAAGGCTGATGTGGCAGTCCTCCAGCGTGGTTTTCCACACGGGCGCCGGCATCAGCACCGCCTCTGGCATCCCCGACTTCAG AGGCCCCCACGGCGTGTGGACCATGGAGGAACGTGGCCTGGCCCCCAAGTTTGACACCACCTTCGAGAGTGCCCGGCCCTCGAAGACCCACATGGCCCTGGTGCAGCTGGAACGCAGGGGCTTCCTCAGCTTCCTGGTCAGCCAGAACGTGGACGGGCTGCACGTACGCTCCGGCTTCCCCAG AGACAAGCTGGCTGAGCTCCACGGAAACATGTTCGTAGAAGAATGTCCCAAGTGTAAGAT GCAATACGTGAGAGACACAGTCGTGGGCACCATGGGCCTCAAGGCCACAGGCCGGCTCTGCACGGTGGCCAAGGCGCGGGGACTTCGGGCTTGTAG GGGGGAGCTGAGGGACACCATTCTGGACTGGGAGGACTCGCTGCCTGACCGGGACCTGATGCTCGCTGACGAGGCCAGCAG GACCGCCAGGCCGACCTGCGCATCCATGGCTACGTGGACGAGGTGA
- the Sirt6 gene encoding NAD-dependent protein deacylase sirtuin-6 isoform X5 has protein sequence MSVNYAAGLSPYADKGKCGLPEIFDPPEELERKVWELARLMWQSSSVVFHTGAGISTASGIPDFRGPHGVWTMEERGLAPKFDTTFESARPSKTHMALVQLERRGFLSFLVSQNVDGLHVRSGFPRDKLAELHGNMFVEECPKCKMQYVRDTVVGTMGLKATGRLCTVAKARGLRACRGELRDTILDWEDSLPDRDLMLADEASRTADLSVTLGTSLQIRPSGNLPLATKRRGGRLVIVNLQPTKHDRQADLRIHGYVDEVMSKLMKHLGLEIPTWEGPCVLDKALPPLPRPAAPKAEPPVHLNGSVHAVYKPDPDSPVSRRPPKRVKTEAVPS, from the exons ATGTCGGTGAACTATGCAGCCGGGCTGTCGCCGTACGCGGATAAGGGCAAGTGTGGGCTGCCCGAG ATCTTCGACCCCCCAGAGGAGCTGGAGCGGAAGGTATGGGAGCTGGCAAGGCTGATGTGGCAGTCCTCCAGCGTGGTTTTCCACACGGGCGCCGGCATCAGCACCGCCTCTGGCATCCCCGACTTCAG AGGCCCCCACGGCGTGTGGACCATGGAGGAACGTGGCCTGGCCCCCAAGTTTGACACCACCTTCGAGAGTGCCCGGCCCTCGAAGACCCACATGGCCCTGGTGCAGCTGGAACGCAGGGGCTTCCTCAGCTTCCTGGTCAGCCAGAACGTGGACGGGCTGCACGTACGCTCCGGCTTCCCCAG AGACAAGCTGGCTGAGCTCCACGGAAACATGTTCGTAGAAGAATGTCCCAAGTGTAAGAT GCAATACGTGAGAGACACAGTCGTGGGCACCATGGGCCTCAAGGCCACAGGCCGGCTCTGCACGGTGGCCAAGGCGCGGGGACTTCGGGCTTGTAG GGGGGAGCTGAGGGACACCATTCTGGACTGGGAGGACTCGCTGCCTGACCGGGACCTGATGCTCGCTGACGAGGCCAGCAG GACCGCAGACCTGTCAGTCACCCTGGGCACCTCGCTGCAGATCCGCCCCAGTGGGAACCTGCCCCTTGCCACTAAGCGCCGGGGAGGTCGTCTGGTCATTGTCAATCTGCAGCCTACAAAACAC GACCGCCAGGCCGACCTGCGCATCCATGGCTACGTGGACGAGGTGATGAGCAAACTCATGAAGCATCTGGGCCTGGAGATCCCCACCTGGGAGGGACCCTGCGTGCTGGACAAGGCCCTGCCGCCCCTGCCGCGCCCTGCTGCACCCAAGGCTGAGCCCCCTGTGCATCTCAACGGCTCAGTGCACGCTGTGTATAAGCCAGATCCTGACAGCCCTGTATCCCGGAGGCCCCCCAAAAGGGTGAAGACCGAGGCTGTCCCCAGCTGA
- the Sirt6 gene encoding NAD-dependent protein deacylase sirtuin-6 isoform X4, translating into MQPGCRRTRIRIFDPPEELERKVWELARLMWQSSSVVFHTGAGISTASGIPDFRGPHGVWTMEERGLAPKFDTTFESARPSKTHMALVQLERRGFLSFLVSQNVDGLHVRSGFPRDKLAELHGNMFVEECPKCKMQYVRDTVVGTMGLKATGRLCTVAKARGLRACRGELRDTILDWEDSLPDRDLMLADEASRIDAEENLGHRKIRTADLSVTLGTSLQIRPSGNLPLATKRRGGRLVIVNLQPTKHDRQADLRIHGYVDEVMSKLMKHLGLEIPTWEGPCVLDKALPPLPRPAAPKAEPPVHLNGSVHAVYKPDPDSPVSRRPPKRVKTEAVPS; encoded by the exons ATGCAGCCGGGCTGTCGCCGTACGCGGATAAGG ATCTTCGACCCCCCAGAGGAGCTGGAGCGGAAGGTATGGGAGCTGGCAAGGCTGATGTGGCAGTCCTCCAGCGTGGTTTTCCACACGGGCGCCGGCATCAGCACCGCCTCTGGCATCCCCGACTTCAG AGGCCCCCACGGCGTGTGGACCATGGAGGAACGTGGCCTGGCCCCCAAGTTTGACACCACCTTCGAGAGTGCCCGGCCCTCGAAGACCCACATGGCCCTGGTGCAGCTGGAACGCAGGGGCTTCCTCAGCTTCCTGGTCAGCCAGAACGTGGACGGGCTGCACGTACGCTCCGGCTTCCCCAG AGACAAGCTGGCTGAGCTCCACGGAAACATGTTCGTAGAAGAATGTCCCAAGTGTAAGAT GCAATACGTGAGAGACACAGTCGTGGGCACCATGGGCCTCAAGGCCACAGGCCGGCTCTGCACGGTGGCCAAGGCGCGGGGACTTCGGGCTTGTAG GGGGGAGCTGAGGGACACCATTCTGGACTGGGAGGACTCGCTGCCTGACCGGGACCTGATGCTCGCTGACGAGGCCAGCAG GATAGATGCAGAGGAGAACCTGGGACACCGGAAGATTAG GACCGCAGACCTGTCAGTCACCCTGGGCACCTCGCTGCAGATCCGCCCCAGTGGGAACCTGCCCCTTGCCACTAAGCGCCGGGGAGGTCGTCTGGTCATTGTCAATCTGCAGCCTACAAAACAC GACCGCCAGGCCGACCTGCGCATCCATGGCTACGTGGACGAGGTGATGAGCAAACTCATGAAGCATCTGGGCCTGGAGATCCCCACCTGGGAGGGACCCTGCGTGCTGGACAAGGCCCTGCCGCCCCTGCCGCGCCCTGCTGCACCCAAGGCTGAGCCCCCTGTGCATCTCAACGGCTCAGTGCACGCTGTGTATAAGCCAGATCCTGACAGCCCTGTATCCCGGAGGCCCCCCAAAAGGGTGAAGACCGAGGCTGTCCCCAGCTGA
- the Sirt6 gene encoding NAD-dependent protein deacylase sirtuin-6 isoform X6 codes for MQPGCRRTRIRIFDPPEELERKVWELARLMWQSSSVVFHTGAGISTASGIPDFRGPHGVWTMEERGLAPKFDTTFESARPSKTHMALVQLERRGFLSFLVSQNVDGLHVRSGFPRDKLAELHGNMFVEECPKCKMQYVRDTVVGTMGLKATGRLCTVAKARGLRACRGELRDTILDWEDSLPDRDLMLADEASRTADLSVTLGTSLQIRPSGNLPLATKRRGGRLVIVNLQPTKHDRQADLRIHGYVDEVMSKLMKHLGLEIPTWEGPCVLDKALPPLPRPAAPKAEPPVHLNGSVHAVYKPDPDSPVSRRPPKRVKTEAVPS; via the exons ATGCAGCCGGGCTGTCGCCGTACGCGGATAAGG ATCTTCGACCCCCCAGAGGAGCTGGAGCGGAAGGTATGGGAGCTGGCAAGGCTGATGTGGCAGTCCTCCAGCGTGGTTTTCCACACGGGCGCCGGCATCAGCACCGCCTCTGGCATCCCCGACTTCAG AGGCCCCCACGGCGTGTGGACCATGGAGGAACGTGGCCTGGCCCCCAAGTTTGACACCACCTTCGAGAGTGCCCGGCCCTCGAAGACCCACATGGCCCTGGTGCAGCTGGAACGCAGGGGCTTCCTCAGCTTCCTGGTCAGCCAGAACGTGGACGGGCTGCACGTACGCTCCGGCTTCCCCAG AGACAAGCTGGCTGAGCTCCACGGAAACATGTTCGTAGAAGAATGTCCCAAGTGTAAGAT GCAATACGTGAGAGACACAGTCGTGGGCACCATGGGCCTCAAGGCCACAGGCCGGCTCTGCACGGTGGCCAAGGCGCGGGGACTTCGGGCTTGTAG GGGGGAGCTGAGGGACACCATTCTGGACTGGGAGGACTCGCTGCCTGACCGGGACCTGATGCTCGCTGACGAGGCCAGCAG GACCGCAGACCTGTCAGTCACCCTGGGCACCTCGCTGCAGATCCGCCCCAGTGGGAACCTGCCCCTTGCCACTAAGCGCCGGGGAGGTCGTCTGGTCATTGTCAATCTGCAGCCTACAAAACAC GACCGCCAGGCCGACCTGCGCATCCATGGCTACGTGGACGAGGTGATGAGCAAACTCATGAAGCATCTGGGCCTGGAGATCCCCACCTGGGAGGGACCCTGCGTGCTGGACAAGGCCCTGCCGCCCCTGCCGCGCCCTGCTGCACCCAAGGCTGAGCCCCCTGTGCATCTCAACGGCTCAGTGCACGCTGTGTATAAGCCAGATCCTGACAGCCCTGTATCCCGGAGGCCCCCCAAAAGGGTGAAGACCGAGGCTGTCCCCAGCTGA